In Dehalococcoidales bacterium, the sequence GGATTCCAGCCTTCGCTGGAATGACAGCAACTTCCTTGATACGGCAAGATATATAAGAGATACTACACTAGTACCAAGTAACACTTATAGTTACGCTGCCGCCACTGCTGTCATTGCGAGACCATTCCGCCGCAGGCGGAATGCGAAGCAATCTTGGCGGGGGCGGAATTATCCCTTACCCCCAGATTGCCACGTCGTCCACCGGAGGCGGACTCCTCGCAATGACAACACGAGTAACGTGCTTTTTATTGGAGAACGATTCGTTTCACTTCTTGAGCGAAAAATAATGCGATGCATCACACTAGGTAGTCATCTATGGTTTGTTAAGTATCACTACTGATATGCAAATCCATGGTAAAGCTAGTATTCTATACTAACGGGAGATAGGCTAAGTGCGAGGTGTACCCGTCGCGGAATCCGGGAGGAGGTGAGTATGAAACGGTGTTTTACCTCTAGGATCGGAATATTCTTGTTACTTGTATCCGTGTTCCTGGTGATCCTTGGGGGTTGTGGGGCACCTCCTCCAGAGCCTCCTCCCGCGCCGCCGCCATCTGCGCCTGAGCCAGTTCCACCGGTCCCGGCTCCACCTGCGGAGATAACAGTGCAGCTCGCCGCGGATGCAATCGCCTTTGACAAGAATGTTCTCACGGTGCCGGCCGGTTCCCAGGTAACGCTGGTCTTTAATAATAACGAGGACCCGGTAATCTTCCATAATGTAGCTGTTTATACTACCAGAGCAGCCGGCGAGCCTGTCATGGTCGGCGAGTTCATACCGGGAGGAGCGAGTATAACGTATCAGTTCACCGCGCCGAGTACTCCCGGTACCTACTATTTCCGATGTGATATTCACCCGCTGGCAATGAATGGCGATTTTATTGTTGAATGAGCTTTGACCTGTTTGCCGGTAGCGGGTGTGAGCGGTGACCGGCCGGCGGAATAAAATCAGATGAGGAAAAGGGCATATGGAAAAACAGGGTAGACAGGAGGAAACCAAGGATACCAGACCGGTCACGAATCCTGGTCTTTTTGAAAGACCGGTTGGTGAGACTGTCCGGGGCAAAGAAGCGGTCCCCAGAAGGTTTCTGGAGGTTGAAGAACAGGACCGTAAGATGATAAGTCGTAATCTCTATGATACGATAGGTCAATCTCTTGCCGTCCTCAAGCTTTCTCTTCACCGTGTTAAACGGTCGTTGATTGCTGATATCGAGTCTGCCTCTGCCGAGATGGATACCATCGTCGACTGCATGATTGAACAAATGCGCGTGATATCAGACCTTCTGCTGCCCAGCACGCTGGATGACTTCGGACTGCGCAAGACGCTGGAGGATTTATTCCGGAAGTACACGGAATCGACAGGCATTAAAATAAATTTCCATAATGAGGGCCTTGAACGGCGTATGCCATTGGAAACAGAAGCCACGATATTCCGTATTATCCAGGACACGCTGCTCAATGTTGTTTGCCGGGGGCAGACCAGCGAAGTCAATGTTGATGCGCGGCTAAAAACCGACACCGTATATCTGAGCATAGCCGTGGTGGGCAACGGGTTTGATTCAGCCATAGATAACAGCGAACAAGCTGTTATTAAAGAGCGGGCTTTACTGCTGGGGGGGAGTCTGACCCTTGAGACATTTCCGGAGATGGTACGTTTATCGTCTGAACTGCCGATAGCCGGCAACTACGGTGAACCGGATAGATATGTTCACAAATGAGCGGCCACTTTATGGGCGGAATACAGCGCGGGAGGCGGATTGGATCCCTGTTATCGGGGCAGAGCCTGTATGATAGAAGTGATATAATAATATCAAGGAAGCCTGCCGGAAAATTTTACAGCATGTGACACGGACGTATTTGACCGTGTCTCTTTCTCATTGTTTCAGCAGGTGGCCGGTTTAGGCTGTTCCGGATAAAGCTGTATAAAGGCGTAAAGTGGATAAGGTGTCACAGAAAGCGAACAGTACCCTGCTTACCATCATCAGGTGTACCTCGGCAATTATTCGGGCCGTGAATGAAGATACGTTACTGGCGCCGGTATGCCGGATTATCACCGAGACCGGCGGTTACAGCATGTGCTGGGTAGGGTATCCCCGTCCCGGCAGACGGCCGGAGCTGGAAATTGTGGCGCTTGCCGGCTTTGATGATGGTTATCTTGACGCTACCGGCATTCCCCTGACGGATTCCGGGAAAGGCTCGGGGCCGGTCAGCGAGGCGCTCCGTACCCGCCAACCCTGTATAGTCAAGGATATTCTCACTGACCCTTCTTACCCGGTCTGGCGGGAAGAGGCGGTGAAGCGTGGCTACAGGTCCTCCATCTCATTACCGCTGGTGCATGATAAGAACCTGCTGGGAGTGCTCAGTATCTACGCCACGGAACCGGGAGCCTTTCCGGATGATGTGGCGGAGCTTCTTGGCGGACTGGCGGCTGACCTTGCCTACGGTATCACTGTCCTACGAACCAGGACGGCGCGGGACAGGTCTGAAGAGGGACTGCATGTCCTGGTCAACCGGCTGCAAGATAAGCGGGAAGAGGAGTACCGCGGCATTGCCCGGGCGCTGCATGACGATGTCGGTCAGCAGGTGGCGCTGGTGAGTTTTCTGCTCAATAAAATGAGAACGTCACTGGGGGAAATGGTACCTGAGGAACTGGCGCAGATCTGGGAGATAATCATGGAGCTTATGTACAGAGTGCGCGATCTTTCTCTGAGCTTGAGCCCCGCTATGCTTCATGACATTGGTTTCCTGGCAACGCTGCAGTGGTATTTACCGGATTTCAGCAAAAAGACAGGTATTCAGGTTGATTTTATGAACTCGGGTTTGGAGATAAAGCTGCCGGCGCATATCGCCACGGCGGCGTACCGGATTATACAGGAAGCTTTGGCCAACGTAGTTTGTCACGCCAGCGCCAACCGGGTGGAAGTGACTGTTACTGCCGGGAAAAAATCCCTCGATATACTTATCCAGGACAACGGTATAGGCTTCAACGCGGCTACCATACCCCTGACGGGCAGCGGACTGCCGGGGATACGGGAGCGCGTCCATTCTCTGGATGGAACCTTCAAGCTGGAGTCTGCGCCGGGGAAAGGAACCCGCCTTGTGGTGCACCTACTCTTGCCGGTCTGCTCTTGAGCGGATGCCCGCCGGGGCTCGAGGGACCGTGGATTCAAAGACCGCTCAGAGAAAAAAGACCGCTTGTGGAGCTAATATACTTCATGGTAGCGGGGACTGTGGATGGCAGAAGCCGGGGTGCGTATTGATTCCGCTGTGGATAAGGAGTAAAGTAGGTAATTAGCCGTGGTGAATACGAATAAACGAGTACTGGTGGTTGACGATGAGCCGGGGATAGTGAACATCTTGCGCATAAAGCTCAGGATTTCCGGATATGATGTTGTCACTACTACCAGCGGAGCTGAGGCAATCGAACTTGTCCGCGCGGACAAGTTCGATGTCATGCTGCTCGATGTACTCATGCCCGGCGTTAGCGGTTTCGATGTACTCGAAAAAGTGCGCTCCTTTTCACGGGTACCGATAATCGTATTCACGGCCAAGCCGGATATTATGCAGTTTGCCATAAAGCTGGGCGCTGATAATACAATTGCCAAGCCGTTCGATCCTGAAGAGGTGGTGAAGAAGATAGAGATGGTTCTGGATAACGCGCGCCACGAGAAGGGCGGATAACCCGCTAATCACGTTATCTGCCCCCCGGCGGCGTAGTTTTCTGTACCTCTTCTTCTTGATTCCACTACCAATTGCAGAAGTGTTTCCTTTATGTTATACTAAAGATAAGTTCTAGTTTAGGTTATAACAAGCTTCCCGGAAGCTGTTTCACACAGGGACGTCGTAAGTGTTGGATGACCCGAACTCTAACTAATATAAAGAGAGGAGGTCATCCAATGAGTTATCAGGACAAGTCTATCCAGTGCTCCGATTGCGGAGCAACCTTTACCTTCACCGGTGAAGAGCAGGAATTCTTCGCATCCAAGGGTTTTACCAACGAGCCGAAGCGCTGTCCCGAATGCCGCCAGGCGAGAAAGTCAGAGCGTTATGGCAGCAGCGGCAGTAGCAGCTACGGTTCTTCACGCCAGATGTTCCCCGCAACCTGCGCCGAATGTGGCAAAAGCACCGAAGTCCCGTTTCAACCCCGCGGTGATAAGCCGGTCTACTGCAGCGATTGCTATCGGAAAGTCAGACCGAGTAGATAAGTGAGGTTAAGCCGCGAATCGCATCCGTACCGGAAAACCGGTTCGGGTGCGACCGTGGTGAATTTGAATTTTGTCTTTAGAAGTATCAATACATAAAGGTGAATCACAGGAATCACTGTTACGCCGTTTTCAGCGAATGGTGCAGACGAGTGGTGTCTTGCGGGAGGTTAAAGCCAAGCGCCACTTTATATCCAAGGGCGAGGCAGCCCGCATCAAAGCCAAAAAGAGCGCCCAGCGCCGGCGGCGGCAGGGTATTTAGAGAAACGGCGATAAAATCCGAGATAAGGGGGGCATTTTATGAAAATCTATGTGGGTAATCTACCTTTTGATGTTACCGAGGATGAACTGACTGCAGAATTCAGTAACTATGGTAAGGTGGAATCTGTAGCTATTCCCTCTGACAGGCTCAGCGGGCGGCCCAGGGGCTTTGCCTTTGTGGAAATGGC encodes:
- a CDS encoding cupredoxin domain-containing protein, with protein sequence MQLAADAIAFDKNVLTVPAGSQVTLVFNNNEDPVIFHNVAVYTTRAAGEPVMVGEFIPGGASITYQFTAPSTPGTYYFRCDIHPLAMNGDFIVE
- a CDS encoding zinc-ribbon domain containing protein; protein product: MSYQDKSIQCSDCGATFTFTGEEQEFFASKGFTNEPKRCPECRQARKSERYGSSGSSSYGSSRQMFPATCAECGKSTEVPFQPRGDKPVYCSDCYRKVRPSR
- a CDS encoding GAF domain-containing sensor histidine kinase → MSQKANSTLLTIIRCTSAIIRAVNEDTLLAPVCRIITETGGYSMCWVGYPRPGRRPELEIVALAGFDDGYLDATGIPLTDSGKGSGPVSEALRTRQPCIVKDILTDPSYPVWREEAVKRGYRSSISLPLVHDKNLLGVLSIYATEPGAFPDDVAELLGGLAADLAYGITVLRTRTARDRSEEGLHVLVNRLQDKREEEYRGIARALHDDVGQQVALVSFLLNKMRTSLGEMVPEELAQIWEIIMELMYRVRDLSLSLSPAMLHDIGFLATLQWYLPDFSKKTGIQVDFMNSGLEIKLPAHIATAAYRIIQEALANVVCHASANRVEVTVTAGKKSLDILIQDNGIGFNAATIPLTGSGLPGIRERVHSLDGTFKLESAPGKGTRLVVHLLLPVCS
- the rpsU gene encoding 30S ribosomal protein S21 encodes the protein MSLEVSIHKGESQESLLRRFQRMVQTSGVLREVKAKRHFISKGEAARIKAKKSAQRRRRQGI
- a CDS encoding response regulator, with translation MNTNKRVLVVDDEPGIVNILRIKLRISGYDVVTTTSGAEAIELVRADKFDVMLLDVLMPGVSGFDVLEKVRSFSRVPIIVFTAKPDIMQFAIKLGADNTIAKPFDPEEVVKKIEMVLDNARHEKGG
- a CDS encoding histidine kinase yields the protein MEKQGRQEETKDTRPVTNPGLFERPVGETVRGKEAVPRRFLEVEEQDRKMISRNLYDTIGQSLAVLKLSLHRVKRSLIADIESASAEMDTIVDCMIEQMRVISDLLLPSTLDDFGLRKTLEDLFRKYTESTGIKINFHNEGLERRMPLETEATIFRIIQDTLLNVVCRGQTSEVNVDARLKTDTVYLSIAVVGNGFDSAIDNSEQAVIKERALLLGGSLTLETFPEMVRLSSELPIAGNYGEPDRYVHK